Within the Candidatus Methylomirabilota bacterium genome, the region ATTGCCGAGCGTGGCTCGATCATTGGAATGCGGTTCATCGTCTGGTGCTACCGGCTGTTCGGACGAGGATTGTGCCAGTTACTACTCGTTCCGATCATCGCGTACTTTTTCGTGACTCATCCGGTCGCGCGGGCCGCGTCTCGGCAATACCTCCATCGCCTCCACCATCATCCCGGACACGGCTCACCGTTCGTTCGCGAACCCGGGCTGTGGCACTCCCTCCTGCACTTTCGTGAGTTCGGACTCAATATTCTCGATCGTGTTGGGTTTCTGCTCGGCAGAAATCCCGAGGTGAAGCTCGTTGTCCACGGCGTCGAACATCTCGAGGGCCTCATGCGGCAACGGCGAGGCGCCGTGTTGCTGAGTGCTCATCTGGGCAGTTTCGACGTCCTCCGCGTACTGGCCGATCGAGCTGGCGTCGTGGTGAAGGTTGTCATGTTTCTCCGAAACGCCAGAATGATCAACGCGATATTCAGGGACCTCAACCCGCAACTTGCCACCCAGATCATCAATATAGAACCGGGATCGCCCCGCGCTGTCTTCGAGATGCGGGATTGCATACAACGCGGTGAGTTCGTCGGGCTCCTCGGCGACCGGGTGGGAGCCGGTGACGCCAGAGTGGAGCACGTTTCCTTCCTTGAACAGCCCGCCGCCTTTCCCCAGGGCCCGTTCGCTCTCACTACGCTGCTACGCTGCCCGCTCCTCTTCATCATCGGGCTACGCGTCGATCGAACGGCGTACGAAATCTTCATCGAGCCGCTTGACGGCGCCGACACGCATGAGACGATGCGCCGGTACGTGGCCCGGCTCGAAGCGTATTGCCGCAGGGCTCCTTACCAGTGGTTCAACTTCTTCGATTTTTGGGCCGGCCATCTGACGGCTTCAGCATGAGCGTCGCAGAATATCCGCCCGTGTCAGAGCTCATACCGCATGCGGGGCCTATGGTGCTGCTCCACAGCGTCATCGATCATTCGCGCCAGCGCACCCGATGCCGGGTCGTGATC harbors:
- a CDS encoding acyl-CoA synthetase; translation: MRFIVWCYRLFGRGLCQLLLVPIIAYFFVTHPVARAASRQYLHRLHHHPGHGSPFVREPGLWHSLLHFREFGLNILDRVGFLLGRNPEVKLVVHGVEHLEGLMRQRRGAVLLSAHLGSFDVLRVLADRAGVVVKVVMFLRNARMINAIFRDLNPQLATQIINIEPGSPRAVFEMRDCIQRGEFVGLLGDRVGAGDARVEHVSFLEQPAAFPQGPFALTTLLRCPLLFIIGLRVDRTAYEIFIEPLDGADTHETMRRYVARLEAYCRRAPYQWFNFFDFWAGHLTASA